A part of Leishmania braziliensis MHOM/BR/75/M2904 complete genome, chromosome 30 genomic DNA contains:
- a CDS encoding putative leucine-rich repeat protein — MPTFSSQEPVVELTYGQLTSEALEAAIVDPAGVTSLDLSGSNMSPEYCMEVVRRYISRMANLESLDLKDNKIGPKGAVCLFDALREHCPHLTYLDVNENAIQDEALYSLALLLQSVKLRTLSVVTNHITPRGLPTLCDGAVVCRTLTELSLAFNLLGDEGARIVAEMLGSHPNLTSLDLSDNHIGDLGAVAIAEAFILSSSSRIESLNLSVNHVGDVGFQAIAEALTKTNNRHFTALDLACNDAVTDVGRDALVRAVPNMRHVYSLDLTSCDLSDDNVKALTEAIRSSRTSVGSVEWYNNPRIQLVTEKALYDAIEAKAAAANARCSLNGDSSVTLYACVALTAAMVVASFIMRRRQNS; from the coding sequence ATGCCCACCTTCTCATCCCAGGAACCCGTGGTCGAGCTCACATATGGGCAGCTCACCTCGGAGGCGCTCGAGGCCGCCATTGTCGACCCTGCCGGAGTGACATCGCTGGACTTGTCCGGCAGCAATATGTCGCCCGAGTACTgcatggaggtggtgcgacGATACATTTCACGAATGGCCAATCTGGAGTCGCTGGATCTTAAAGACAACAAGATCGGTCCCAAGGGTGCGGTGTGCCTCTTCGACGCACTGCGGGAGCACTGCCCGCACCTCACCTACCTCGACGTGAACGAGAACGCCATCCAAGACGAGGCGCTCTACTCCCtcgcgctgttgctgcagtcTGTCAAGCTACGGACGCTGAGCGTTGTGACCAACCACATCACCCCACGTGGGCTGCCTACGCTATGTGACGGCGCGGTGGTCTGCCGTACTCTCACGGAGCTCTCACTAGCTTTCAACTTGCTGGGTGACGAGGGCGCTCGAATAGTCGCGGAGATGCTCGGCAGCCACCCCAACCTCACCAGCCTCGACCTCAGTGACAACCACATCGGCGATCTTGGCGCAGTGGCCATCGCCGAGGCTTTTATTCTCTCCAGCTCCTCACGTATTGAGTCGCTTAACCTTTCTGTTAATCACGTAGGAGATGTCGGCTTTCAGGCTATTGCGGAGGCCCTTACGAAGACGAACAACCGGCATTTCACTGCGCTTGACTTGGCGTGCAATGACGCTGTGACCGATGTCGGCCGGGACGCGCTGGTGCGGGCGGTACCAAACATGCGGCATGTGTACTCCCTCGACCTGACCTCGTGCGACTTGTCGGATGACAATGTCAAGGCACTCACGGAGGCcatccgcagcagccgcaccagtGTGGGTTCGGTGGAGTGGTACAACAACCCACGCATCCAGCTGGTGACGGAGAAGGCGTTGTACGATGCTATCGAGGCGaaagcagctgcggcaaaTGCGCGCTGTTCCCTCAACGGTGACAGCTCCGTCACCTTGTACGCCTGTGTAGCGCTCACAGCGGCTATGGTGGTTGCCTCGTTCATCatgcggcgccggcagaaCTCGTAG
- the ATG4.2 gene encoding putative AUT2/APG4/ATG4 cysteine peptidase, whose translation MLRYVQDLWSAFFPTEAVFPLQVVGRSGAAVESQEELGKALADTFLIFTYRDGFEAIPAVTRLIETDQGWGCLLRTSQMLLAHFLWAYGRPADRRLALFFDHSAETAPFSIHNLIRSVWNQRAFKAEYWSPSQGCEAIKRTMQDAIKTEQLQTRVTVVTSTNGCVYADEVHHTFKQGAEVVLVLASVRVSAAAQLTQESYLQIEKLMEQPQCLGIVGGVPGRSYYFFAHNQTQLFYLDPHQRTTAALLSDGPSATVSVTPSVSDVRCVHWSRVDTSLFLAFAVTTRDEWAALEVHLSNRFMHVETQRSLHDGDHFAPARQGHTNGTFVSPLRMGNRCEMNGAAGDLPLSETALLVQRRTLRVPRGRRQGGEAGTATDATAEKNAGEDELDTDSWEYLD comes from the coding sequence ATGCTCCGCTATGTTCAAGACTTATGGAGCGCCTTCTTCCCCACGGAGGCGGTGTTTCCCCTCCAAGTCGTCGGCAGGTCTGGCGCTGCCGTGGAGTCGCAAGAGGAATTAGGGAAGGCGCTGGCCGACACATTTCTCATCTTTACATACCGGGACGGCTTCGAGGCGATTCCGGCCGTCACGCGCCTGATTGAGACAGATCAGGGCTGGGGTTGTCTTCTGCGCACCTCGCAGATGCTCCTGGCCCATTTCCTGTGGGCCTACGGCCGCCCAGCAGACCGCAGactcgctcttttctttgaCCACAGTGCGGAGACGGCGCCCTTCTCAATCCACAACCTGATCCGAAGCGTATGGAATCAGCGAGCATTCAAGGCGGAGTACTGGAGTCCATCGCAGGGCTGCGAGGCCATCAAACGGACAATGCAGGATGCCATTAAgacggagcagctgcagacgcgGGTGACAGTGGTGACGTCCACAAACGGGTGCGTCTACGCAGACGAGGTACATCACACCTTCAAGCAGGgggcggaggtggtgctcGTCTTAGCCTCCGTGCGCGtgagtgctgcagcgcagctgacCCAGGAGAGCTACCTCCAGATAGAAAAGCTGATGGAGCAGCCGCAGTGTCTGGGGATTGTCGGCGGAGTACCGGGGAGGAGCTACTACTTCTTTGCCCACAACCAAACTCAGCTCTTCTACCTCGACCCGCACCAGCGAACcactgccgcgctgctgagTGATGGGCCGTCCGCCACGGTGTCTGTCACGCCATCCGTCTCCGATGTGCGCTGTGTGCATTGGTCCCGCGTCGACACATCGCTGTTTCTCGCCTTCGCCGTTACGACCCGGGATGAGTGGGCCGCGCTGGAGGTGCATCTCTCCAACAGATTTATGCACGTCGAAACCCAGAGGTCGCTGCACGACGGCGATCACTTCGCGCCTGCGCGGCAAGGGCACACCAACGGCACTTTTGTGTCCCCGCTGCGTATGGGTAATCGCTGTGAGATGAACGGCGCGGCCGGAGACCTGCCGCTCTCGGAGACAGCCTTACTAGTACAGCGACGCACGCTGCGGGTGCCTCGTGGGAGACGCCAGGGGGGTGAGGCAGGAACTGCCACTGATGCTACAGCAGAGAAGAATGCCGGTGAGGACGAACTCGACACGGACTCGTGGGAATACCTGGATTGA
- a CDS encoding putative Zn finger protein — translation MSHSGLAYAACPMCTRVVHMGQMLHHILSTHKEQDAAYWTRLCYSRLALYERVTGAPLEGTEAVHGTPLANGAVGVADASGAEAVVPDGIFLATSRSAYDELRPYLPTVSESGAYTCNWCAVRSAAFSSRDAFLLHVAKDHPKLDFDVVESLVPQPPTASSRAARSNDADPSAARTTVSEDDVAMSDSWTPQQHGGAGSVGAASNSRWGAKELLDVASPVRRMPGVRTVEETNVVVAKLEARQLGVSVGRIGEKVFDPAPISTGGGRSRAAVFAVSKASTTTSASDLHFAEDRFPCELCYRVFLSELNLLQHLEKKHTTTTTFASAKDAASPSDAGVEQPTSPSTVGTPSPGAASASSAEILVMCDHCAEGKKIFRSSSALFSHIRFRHPAEDAAYETERMIEEQKQRRVHQCPQCGYRFPDAARLDVHMRDAHRVVDRASESSVSGVPQALGPAALKSAQSSLFSALPPLTARTRFWCNACERGFSNASALYAHTESKHVVVARLYPCPACKREFRDVSSLELHISVCHKSLSLQDMGIQSSVKCPDCQRHFLDHESLHEHAVRHHGKSVIAPVRSFLTPASTFTTGDGVGTAAAAAAQVPGASTDASGSTTSPPAVSAPPKPRKLTRRKKGTLADTAEP, via the coding sequence ATGTCGCACAGCGGACTGGCCTATGCCGCGTGTCCCATGTGCACCCGAGTCGTGCACATGGGACAGATGCTGCACCACATTCTCTCTACGCACAAGGAGCAGGACGCGGCGTACTGGACGCGTCTGTGCTATTCACGACTGGCCCTGTACGAGCGAGTCACCGGCGCTCCGCTCGAGGGCACGGAGGCTGTGCATGGCACTCCACTTGCAAACGGTGCCGTGGGTGTCGCCGATGCCTCCGGAGCTGAGGCGGTTGTGCCAGACGGGATTTTTCTGGCTACTTCTCGGAGCGCGTATGACGAGCTGCGGCCATACTTGCCGACTGTCTCCGAATCGGGGGCCTACACGTGTAACTGGTGCGCTGTTAGAAGCGCTGCCTTTTCGAGCCGCGACGCTTTTCTCCTCCACGTTGCCAAGGATCACCCGAAGCTCGACTTTGACGTTGTGGAGTCACTTGTTCCTCAGCCTCCCACTGCCTCGTCTAGAGCAGCACGCAGCAACGACGCAGATCCATCCGCTGCGAGGACGACCGTGTCTGAGGATGATGTCGCGATGTCGGACTCATGGACGCCACAGCAGCATGGTGGCGCAGGATCTGTTGGCGCGGCTTCCAACTCACGGTGGGGGGCGAAGGAGCTGCTAGACGTAGCGAGTCCGGTGCGTCGCATGCCTGGCGTACGCACCGTGGAGGAGACGAACGTCGTGGTCGCCAAGTTGGAGGCGCGCCAACTGGGCGTCAGTGTAGGGCGCATCGGTGAGAAAGTGTTTGATCCTGCCCCAATCTCCACTGGGGGCGGACGGTCACGGGCCGCCGTCTTCGCCGTATCCAAGGCCAGTACTACCACATCGGCGAGCGACCTCCACTTCGCTGAAGACCGCTTCCCGTGCGAGCTGTGCTACCGCGTCTTCTTGTCGGAGCTGaacctcctgcagcacctcgaaaagaagcacaccaccaccaccacctttgCCTCTGCGAAAGACGCCGCATCGCCAAGCGACGCTGGTGTAGAACAACCAACGTCTCCCAGCACTGTTGGCACACCTTCGCCAGGTGCGGCGTCGGCATCGTCCGCGGAGATACTTGTCATGTGTGATCACTGTGCCGAGGGAAAGAAAATCTTCCGCTCATCGTCTGCTCTATTTTCGCACATTCGCTTCCGCCATCCTGCGGAAGATGCGGCCTACGAAACAGAGCGGATGATCgaggagcagaagcagcgTCGCGTGCACCAATGCCCGCAGTGTGGCTATCGCTTCCCCGATGCAGCCAGACTTGACGTGCATATGCGTGACGCACATCGAGTTGTGGACCGTGCCAGCGAGAGCAGCGTCTCGGGGGTGCCGCAGGCACTTGGCCCCGCTGCACTGAAGTCAGCGCaatcgtctctcttctcagcgctgccgccactcaCGGCGCGAACACGATTTTGGTGCAACGCGTGCGAGAGAGGCTTTTCAAATGCGTCGGCGCTGTATGCGCACACGGAGTCTAAGCACGTTGTCGTCGCACGCCTGTACCCCTGCCCCGCCTGCAAGCGTGAGTTTCGCGATGTTTCGTCTTTAGAGCTGCACATCAGCGTCTGCCACAAGAGCCTCAGCCTTCAAGATATGGGGATTCAGTCTTCCGTGAAATGTCCCGATTGCCAGCGCCACTTCCTCGACCACGAGTCGCTGCACGAACACGCCGTTCGGCACCACGGCAAGAGTGTCATTGCGCCAGTCCGCAGCTTCCTAACCCCTGCATCGACGTTCACCACGGGAGATGGAGtcggtactgctgctgctgctgctgcacaggtACCTGGCGCGAGCACTGACGCCTCTGGCAGCACGACGTCGCCCCCCGCCGTCTCAGCTCCACCGAAGCCGCGTAAACTGACTCGACGAAAGAAAGGAACGTTGGCAGACACCGCCGAACCCTAG
- a CDS encoding putative ribosomal RNA adenine dimethylase family protein: MPKEPRAVPMGIICAEPIHAASRKIKFSTKVITLGKSTPQGHRRGAAAAGRQEKAGPGVRAGGSQSGIVFNKGFGQHILKNPLVIAAIVEKSAIKPTDVVVEIGPGTGNLTEKLLQTAKKVIAFEIDPRMVAELNKRFQNTPLASKLQIIRGNCLEQDFPYFDKCVANVPYAISSALVFKLLKTPTFKCAVLMFQREFALRVCAQPGSEAYCRLSVNSQLLARCSHLMKISRNSFNPPPKVESSVIRLDPKCPPPDVDFEEWDGLVKMLFNRKNKKASSIFRTKVAVQALYDKYVSYRRMESGQPVGSAASSSIVDASTPMSLEQFRVLLDSVIADPMFETRSRMLDEEALMTMLAHFIKHGIHFI; encoded by the coding sequence ATGCCGAAGGAGCCGCGGGCGGTGCCGATGGGCATCATTTGCGCAGAGCCCATTCACGCTGCGTCCCGCAAGATCAAGTTCAGCACCAAGGTAATCACACTAGGCAAGTCCACCCCACAAGGGCacaggcgcggcgcggcagctgcgggtcGCCAAGAGAAGGCGGGCCCTGGTGTTAGGGCTGGCGGCAGTCAGTCCGGCATCGTCTTCAACAAAGGCTTTGGCCAGCATATTCTCAAGAACCCGCTTGTCATTGCCGCCATTGTTGAAAAGTCTGCAATCAAACCCACCGACGTTGTCGTCGAGATCGGCCCTGGCACGGGTAACTTGacggagaagctgctgcagacgGCGAAGAAGGTGATCGCCTTCGAGATTGACCCGCGCATGGTGGCGGAGCTGAACAAGCGCTTCCAGAATACGCCTCTGGCCTCCAAGTTGCAGATTATCCGTGGCAATTGCCTTGAGCAGGACTTTCCCTACTTTGACAAGTGTGTGGCGAACGTTCCGTACGCCATTTCATCGGCGCTGGTGTTCAAGTTGCTCAAGACACCCACCTTCAAATGTGCGGTGCTCATGTTTCAGCGCGAGTTTGCCCTGCGCGTCTGTGCGCAGCCCGGGTCGGAGGCCTACTGCCGACTCTCCGTAAactcgcagctgctcgctcgCTGTAGTCACCTCATGAAGATCAGCAGGAATAGCTTCAACCCTCCGCCGAAGGTCGAGTCGAGCGTCATTCGGCTCGACCCCAAGTGCCCACCACCTGATGTGGATTTCGAGGAGTGGGACGGACTCGTGAAAATGCTCTTCAACCGTAAAAACAAGAAGGCCTCGTCCATATTTCGCACTAAGGTCGCTGTGCAGGCCCTCTACGATAAGTACGTGAGCTACCGGCGGATGGAGAGCGGTCAACCTGTCGGGTCCGCCGCATCTAGTAGCATTGTGGATGCCAGTACTCCCATGTCGCTAGAGCAGTTCCGCGTGTTGCTGGACTCGGTGATTGCGGACCCCATGTTCGAAACACGCAGTCGCATgctcgacgaggaggcgctcaTGACTATGCTTGCCCACTTCATTAAGCACGGTATTCACTTCATTTGA
- a CDS encoding putative 2-hydroxy-3-oxopropionate reductase, with amino-acid sequence MRVGYVGLGLMGKPMAINILKAGFPVSVWNRTASKCDDLVAAGATACATPAEVAAGSDVVFTNLSDSPDVMEVVFGANGVAAGIREGAIFVDNSTIKPSVAQEIARRLWEEKKVRALDAPVSGGDLGARNGTLTIMVGGDAAALEAVLPVLLAMGKKVTHIGDSGAGQVCKAANQIMVAAQMVALSEILVFTEKCGVPGPTVIEAIRGGSAQCWTLDVKPERLFAGNREPGFKAALQSKDLGIVMDSAKEFGVPLPSTAVNTQLFQAMVQNGDGDRDNSAVVSVLERMANVHISEPKKA; translated from the coding sequence ATGCGCGTCGGGTACGTTGGTCTGGGGCTCATGGGCAAGCCCATGGCCATCAACATCCTCAAGGCAGGCTTTCCCGTGAGTGTGTGGAACCGCACAGCTTCCAAGTGCGACGACCTTGTCGCGGCAGGCGCCACGGCGTGCGCGACACCCGCTGAGGTGGCCGCAGGCTCTGATGTTGTGTTTACAAACCTCTCAGACTCCCCCGACGTCATGGAGGTCGTGTTCGGCGCCAATGGCGTGGCAGCCGGCATTCGCGAGGGGGCCATCTTCGTGGACAACAGCACCATCAAGCCTTCTGTCGCCCAGGAGATCGCGCGGCGTCTgtgggaagagaaaaaggtgCGTGCGCTGGATGCGCCAGTCTCTGGTGGCGACCTTGGTGCACGTAACGGCACCCTCACCATAATggtcggcggcgacgctgctgcgcttgaGGCTGTCTTGCCTGTGTTGCTCGCAATGGGTAAGAAAGTGACGCATATTGGCGACAGTGGGGCGGGGCAGGTGTGCAAGGCGGCGAACCAGATCATGGTGGCCGCCCAGATGGTCGCGCTCAGCGAGATCCTTGTCTTCACCGAGAAGTGCGGCGTGCCGGGGCCGACGGTGATCGAAGCCATCAGGGGGGGCTCGGCTCAGTGCTGGACGCTCGACGTGAAGCCGGAACGCCTCTTCGCTGGCAACCGCGAGCCCGGCTTCAAGGCAGCCTTGCAGAGCAAGGACTTGGGCATCGTGATGGACTCAGCCAAAGAGTTTGGTGTGCCACTACCGTCCACCGCCGTCAACACGCAACTTTTTCAGGCGATGGTGCAgaacggcgacggcgaccgTGACAACTCCGCCGTTGTCAGCGTTCTCGAGCGCATGGCCAACGTCCACATATCGGAGCCGAAGAAGGCATAG
- a CDS encoding putative ubiquitin hydrolase, producing MSLSSQGSAPWKFRGDATASIGAITAVEFDPDVELLWVCDAFGTLMSFSLQSQGQGEAPAWVNYSSFSVSSRPATSIFFLNIGGECMVTVADREVIRGYKRGGVLMMCLPQPTAVQNYIDLFQANNSTGTMFYTGNAGLTRLILNNQETDQLTVSVEATVVALKQCDQWVATGSATGAVCVRSASDLSVVGHVSPSRNRVMALEVFDNTVMVAYSEWSATSFVKVFDVRKMSEAVSTIQDIPSGNVTQMRRYQDGFGLSSDRAFLLSPGGFHIIQLDQEKPVFSSSPLSEGSCTAVAVSPSNMCAAIGNDKGTFYALAHPATRDDYVMSTFIQPVRPKHPVYHHSWEEPNIADGFDDSADLGALASNWPEEDYMILTVPQKLRCVNYESHSIVPNEWGLMRADSCLPDPKDKLSSILPNPYPFNTQLGDDPACAQEALLELRKDLKRKHKSSRGGGGEYSPMEDSLQVCYSVQHKLDWRSYNEIAQRVIGIDNSFPECWITPLLQSLYLCQPPEFPIRKVILRHLCKREFCMTCEIAFIFANMLSTSASVLGMKGEALPPIVPVAHFIRAVRQIRAFTNAGVFQRPKSRDDAVAKMHMAQRLVLETLHKDLQDQKAYPFMNYEAPPEYEAAIAALFGTEFTSNGRVHIEPRFYWEVPGSALKVDEGLQHLLKQLEGYKDQVQIKRLPPIIVLLLNPEHSNLKPPTSLKISRAGKEDYNYVLNSNIVHLADDIEDTGNFVSQQRIKDDSFSLVNDYRVTAPMKMQELERLVPALRSYSAVVTFYALDNLTTPPYARLDDSRTPNLWHLLGPLLTNDVLSRPLLRDPAKQAFRSPLASYTEIRAGDLIAIDAEYVVLKWASRDEGSEMFYVSQRKPHMGLARVSCILSSKDGDERTIVDDYVHIPEEIEDYVTQYSGIHPGDLDPLESSKSLTSLKSTYLKLRALVDGGVVFVGHGLAQDFRVCNIVVPRKQIIDTLEIFHKPGSRYLSLRFLAYHVLGESVQEDEHDSIEDARTSLRLYRKYQQLKIEGTFESVLDHLMAKGAETSWYVPDTKSLFRDIPQTPPVSVMGSPVLEMGKTVTADDDKDVDTFAMAAVVAAATDGDDDDEDGDNDTPIASEVLEAVRKSMES from the coding sequence ATGAGTCTCAGCTCGCAGGGTAGCGCGCCGTGGAAGTTCCGCGGCGACGCCACGGCGTCTATCGGAGCCATTACGGCAGTGGAGTTCGACCCCGATGTAGAGCTGCTTTGGGTGTGCGATGCCTTCGGCACGCTCATGAGCTTCTCGCTGCAGTCGCAGGGCCAGGGCGAGGCCCCGGCATGGGTAAACTACTCGTCGTTCTCCGTCTCCAGCCGCCCTGCCACGAGCATTTTCTTCCTCAACATAGGTGGTGAGTGTatggtgacggtggcggaCCGGGAGGTGATCCGTGGATACAAGCGCGGTGGCGTGCTGATGATGTGCCTGCCGCAGCCCACCGCCGTGCAGAACTACATTGACCTCTTCCAGGCGAACAATAGCACCGGCACGATGTTCTACACCGGCAACGCTGGCCTGACGCGGCTGATCCTCAACAACCAGGAGACGGACCAGCTCACCGTTTCGGTAgaggcgacggtggtggcgctgaagCAGTGCGATCAATGGGTTGCCACCGGGAGCGCCACTGGCgccgtgtgcgtgcgcagtgCGTCTGATCTTAGCGTGGTTGGCCACGTTTCCCCGTCGCGGAACCGCGTCATGGCGCTAGAAGTGTTCGACAACACGGTGATGGTGGCCTACTCGGAGTGGTCGGCGACGTCCTTTGTGAAGGTGTTCGATGTGCGGAAGATGTCGGAGGCGGTGTCGACGATTCAGGACATCCCGTCTGGCAATGTGACGCAGATGCGCCGCTACCAAGACGGCTTCGGCCTGTCGAGCGACCGCGCGTTTCTGCTGTCACCCGGTGGCTTCCACATTATCCAGCTGGATCAGGAGAAGCCGGTGTTCTCGTCGAGCCCATTGAGCGAGGGaagctgcaccgccgtggcCGTCTCCCCGTCCAACATGTGCGCCGCCATTGGCAACGACAAGGGCACGTTCTACGCCCTCGCTCATCCTGCCACGCGAGACGACTATGTCATGTCCACGTTTATCCAGCCAGTGCGACCGAAGCACCCAGTCTACCACCACAGCTGGGAGGAGCCAAACATCGCGGACGGCTTCGACGACTCGGCCGACCTCGGCGCCCTCGCCTCCAACTGGCCGGAGGAGGACTACATGATCCTTACAGTTCCGCAGAAGCTCCGGTGCGTTAACTACGAGTCGCACAGCATTGTGCCAAACGAGTGGGGACTGATGCGGGCAGACAGCTGCTTGCCAGATCCGAAGGACAAGCTCAGCTCCATCTTGCCAAACCCATACCCCTTCAACACGCAGCTCGGCGACGACCCTGCATGCGctcaggaggcgctgctcgagcTACGTAAGGATTTGAAGCGCAAGCACAAGTCCtcgcgtggtggcggtggcgagtACAGTCCGATGGAAGACTCCCTGCAAGTGTGCTATAGCGTTCAACACAAGCTGGACTGGCGCAGCTACAACGAGATTGCACAGCGTGTCATCGGCATTGACAACAGCTTCCCCGAGTGCTGGATTACACCACTTCTGCAGTCGCTCTATCTATGTCAGCCCCCCGAGTTTCCCATTCGCAAGGTCATCCTGCGGCACCTCTGCAAGCGAGAGTTCTGCATGACGTGCGAGATCGCCTTCATCTTTGCCAACATGTTGTCCACGTCGGCGAGTGTGCTGGGGATGAAGggcgaggcgctgccgccgatTGTGCCGGTGGCGCACTTCATTCGGGCAGTGCGGCAGATCCGTGCCTTCACGAACGCGGGCGTGTTTCAGCGGCCAAAGAGCCGTGATGATGCGGTAGCGAAGATGCACAtggcgcagcggctggtGCTGGAGACGCTGCACAAGGATCTGCAGGATCAGAAGGCCTACCCCTTCATGAACTACGAGGCGCCGCCCGAGTATGAGGCGGCCATCGCAGCCCTCTTCGGCACTGAGTTCACGTCGAACGGCCGCGTGCACATTGAGCCGCGGTTCTATTGGGAGGTGCCTGGCTCCGCGCTCAAGGTGGATGAGGGACTGCAGCATCTcctgaagcagctggaggggTACAAGGATCAGGTGCAGATTAAGCGGCTGCCGCCCATCATCGTCCTGTTGCTGAACCCGGAGCACAGCAATCTGAAGCCGCCCACAAGCCTCAAGATTTCGCGTGCGGGCAAAGAGGACTACAACTACGTGCTGAACAGCAACATTGTGCACCTTGCCGACGACATAGAGGACACGGGCAACTTCGTCAGTCAGCAGCGCATTAAGGATGACAGTTTTTCACTCGTGAACGACTACCGCGTGACGGCGCCGATGAAGATGCAGGAGCTTGAGCGCCTGGTGCCTGCTCTGCGCTCCTACTCGGCTGTGGTCACCTTCTACGCCCTTGACAATCTCACCACGCCGCCGTACGCCCGCCTAGACGACTCGCGCACACCGAACCTGTGGCACCTGCTTGGCCCCCTACTAACGAACGACGTGCTGTcgcgcccgctgctgcgagaCCCAGCGAAGCAGGCCTTCAGATCGCCTTTGGCCTCGTACACGGAAATCAGAGCTGGCGACCTCATCGCAATCGACGCTGAGTACGTGGTGCTCAAGTGGGCGAGCCGCGATGAGGGCAGCGAGATGTTCTACGTGTCGCAGCGCAAGCCGCATATGGGCCTAGCGCGTGTGAGCTGCATCTTGAGCAGCAAAGATGGTGATGAGCGCACCATTGTGGATGACTACGTGCACATCCCGGAGGAGATCGAGGACTACGTGACGCAGTACAGCGGCATCCACCCCGGTGACCTCGACCCACTCGAGTCGTCCAAAAGCCTGACGTCGCTCAAGTCCACTTATTTAAAGTTGCGCGCGCTGGTCGACGGCGGTGTTGTCTTTGTTGGCCACGGCCTCGCTCAAGATTTCCGCGTGTGCAACATCGTCGTGCCGCGCAAGCAGATCATCGACACGCTCGAGATATTCCACAAGCCCGGCTCGCGCTACCTCTCACTGCGCTTCTTGGCATACCACGTGCTTGGCGAGAGCGTGCAGGAGGACGAGCATGACTCTATCGaggacgcacgcacgtcgcTGCGTCTCTACCGCAAGTACCAGCAGCTCAAGATCGAGGGTACCTTCGAGAGCGTACTGGACCATCTCATGGCAAAGGGCGCGGAGACGAGCTGGTACGTGCCGGATACAAAGTCGTTGTTTCGCGATATCCCGCAGACCCCACCAGTGTCCGTGATGGGTTCGCCCGTACTCGAGATGGGCAAGACCGTCACGGCAGACGACGACAAGGATGTGGACACGTTTGCGATGGCAGCAGTAGTGGCGGCGGCTACCGACggtgacgacgatgacgaggaTGGCGACAATGACACCCCAATTGCCAGTGAAGTGCTGGAGGCTGTGCGCAAGTCAATGGAGAGTTAA